The Ovis canadensis isolate MfBH-ARS-UI-01 breed Bighorn chromosome 24, ARS-UI_OviCan_v2, whole genome shotgun sequence DNA window GGACAGCTGGGCGGGCTGCAGGTGGGGGGTGGCGCAGGCAGCTCAGCGGCGCCCACCCCCCAGGGCCAGGCCGCGGGGGGCTCCCTCAGCAGCAGCTGCGGCGTCTGTGGGCAGCACGTGCACCTCATGCAGCGCCACCTGGTGGACGGCAGGCTGTACCACCGCGGCTGCTTCAGGTGGGCCTGTGGGCGTGTGTGCGGGCCCCGTGGGCGTGTGTGCGGGCCCCGTGGGCGTGTGTGTGCGGGCCCCGTGGGCGTGTGTGCGGGCCCCGTGGGCGTGTGTGCGCGCCCCGTGGGCGTGTGTGCGGGCCCCGTGGGCGTGTGTGTGCGCCCCGTGGGCGTGCAGGCGCGTGTGCATCTGTGTGCGTGGTGTCTGCACCCCTAATGAGGGCCTTGGGCGAGACGGCCTCACAATGATTGGGGGATGGGGTGTTTGTTGAGTGACTCGCCAGCCGCACGAGGGGACACGGGACGCACGTGCGTGTGCTCTGGGAGGAAGGAATGAACGCGCATGTGGCTGCAGCCTTCCCCGCCCCCCAGGTGTAAGCAGTGCCCCAGCACGCTGTACTCGGGGGCCTGCAGGGCCACAGGAGAGCCCGGCGTCTTCGTCTGCTCCAGCCACCACCCCGAAACCACCTCTGCCAGCCCCACGTTGCCCAGCCTGGCCTCCAAGCGGCCTGGGGCCATGTCCGGGGACTCGGAGACCCCTGGAGGCCTGAGGAAGACGCGGGAGGCGAGCGGACAGAGAGACGCGGGGCCAAAGGCCAGGCCGCCCGGCTGGGACCCCACGGCAGGCAGCGCGTCTGCCAGAGGTTCCGCTCCAGCTTCAGCCGACCCGCCAGCCCCCGTTTCATCCCGAGTCCCCGTGGGGAGCCCAGCTGCGCCCAGGCTCATGGCGGGCCCCGCAGGGGGTGAAGCCGGAACTCATGTGACCAGCAGCTCCCTGACGGTATGGCCGTCGCCAGCAGGCAGACCCCGGCCCACCGGGACCCCGTGTGCCCCGGACCCTTGCCCAGCCACACCGCAAGGCTGGGCCACACCCCGAGTCACAGCCCCCCAGACCAAACTCAGTTCTAGGCCGGCATCTCCAGTGCCAGGAAGCACCCCGGCCTGGACCCCGTCATCCTCTAAGACCCAGCAGGCTCGGGAGCGGTTCTTCCAGACCCCCGGAgctgcccccagccctggcccgCCCGCTGCAGATGCGCCCTCCATGGACGGCCGCAGGGAGCAGGCGCTGAGCTTCCTCCGCAAGGCCCTCCCGGAGCTCGGGGCGCCCGGCAGGTGGGTGCAGGAGGGGCCTGGGGCCCGGTGGGGTCGGGGCAGCTGGGGAGGCGCTCGGGGCTTCGGACCTGCCTGGCATGTGGCACCGGGGCTGCCCATCCCCGGCCTGTTTCCCAACCGGGGGGTGTGGGGACTGAGGAGGGCCTGGTGGCCTTAGGTGGGGGCCATGGCTGGCCCTGTACAGCCAGCCGTGTGTGTGCAGGGGGGCTGCCCACGCTCAGTCCACATGAGGACGCCATGCACAGATGAGGGGCCGGGGCCACGGGTGGTCTGAGCGTCAGCGGGGCTGAGCATGGCCCAGTGTCTTCAGCGCGCGGGACCCAGGCCTGCGGGGTTGTGGGTAGAGGCGGGTCTCCGCGCTCGCATCCTGGGGCTGCTGGCAAGCGGGGCCCAGGTGGTTGCAGCTGCAGGCCTTGTTCCTTCACAGAGCTGGAGGCCCTGGGAACAAGCGCCAGAGGTGGGCAGGGCCGCACCCCAACGCAGGCTTGCAGGGGCTCTCGCCTCATCCGGCTCTTGGGGGCGCCCGTGGCCCCGGCTCGTCTCTGCTGTCTTCACGGGCtcctgtctgtccatctgtcctctcctcctctcctttccctcttgTCTTTGACGTCAGGGCCCCCCCCGCACCCCGTCCAGGATGAGCAAGTCGTAGCTTGATCTCACCTGCAAAGagcctgtttccaaataaggtcacgcCCTGAGCCCCTGGGGGGATGAGGGGGGTCCCCATGGCGCCAGTACACACTGGAGGGTCCACGCCAGGCCGGTGACAAGGCTGCAGCCACTGCAGAGCTGTCCCTCCCATCGGGGGCGCTCCTGGCTCGGAGCTGCTGACGCCGGCGAGGGCCAGGGCCTCCCAGGGCGGGCATGGGCAGGCagacccctgcccctgcagcactGAGGGGTGTCCAGAGCTCTCGGGGGCCGAGGCCGCGTGAGCGCCCCCGGGGTGCGGAGCTCTCGGGGGCCGAGGCCGCGTGAGCGCCCCCAGGGTGCCCCCTGTGGGGAGCCCAGTCTTGGGGGACCGGGGGAGAGAACTTGTTTGCCTGAGCGGCCTGGGGCCCCACTTCCTGCGCGAGTGTGCCCCCAGGGATGCAGTGGCTGTGGGCGGGCCTCGTGCATGTCACTCAGGACGGAGCGTAGACTCTGCCCTGCAGTCCGGCTGCTCCAGGTGGGCCGGAGGGCCAGGGAGGGAGGTCTGGGTGCTGCCCACGCCCTGCGTGTGGTGCCTCGGGGGGTGTTCAGTGCCAGCCGACCCCAGAGCTCACAGGAGGGAGTGCCTGATGCCCACACCCGCGGCCCTCAGGagagtgggccttgggaagcatctcAGGGAGATGAGGGGCTGCCTACTGCCTGGGGGTTGAGGGGGCTCCCACCCCTGCTGACACCTGTGCCCCCCCACAGGGCCCCCACTGCCGCCACCCCTGCTCCCAGCTCCCGTCCCAGATCTGGGGGGCCTGGAGCCAGTCCGCCAGCCAGGGCACCACAGCCGGCGTCCCCACAGACCCTCAGCTCCCCTACGAGGACGGGGCCTCCCCCGGCCCCGGGTGTGGGCAGCGCCTCATGGCCATCCCAGGAGGCCAAGAAGGGCCCAGCTGCCTCCTCAGGGGCCGTCGGGGCCGGTGCTGGCTCCAGGCTGAAGCCAGAGGCCCCGCTGGCCAAGGGTAAGAGCCCCCAGTGTGGGCGGGGCACGGGCTGGGCTGTGGGGGTGGCGGGGTCCCCGGGGTCCTCGCGCCCAGCCTGCCGCCGTGTTGTGGCCGCTGTTCCCAGCCCGTGGTCCTGTTTCACAGCCCGGCTCCTGGGGCCAGTCTCAGGGGCTGTCACCCACTGGCCCAGCCCCACAGCCCTGCCGCCCCGTAGTGACGGCGCTCTGCCAGGGTCCCCCTCCCGGGGGTGTGCACCCCTGGTCCATCCCCCTCCGGGGGGGTGTGCACCCCTGGTCCATCCCCCTCCCGGGGGGGTGTGCACCCCTGGTCCGTGCATCCCTCGTCACTGCCCGGAACCGGCCTCGGGGCCTGCTGTCTGAAGGCCCGGATGCCCCCGACTGCCCTGGCCTTGTGCTCCAGGACTGCACACTCGGCTTTTTCTTGGCACCGGGGCTGCCCCTGAGGGCACCCGTGGGGTCACTGGGCGGCTCAGAGGACGCAGGATCCAAAGCATTCTTCCCACTCTTTCGTGGCTGAGTTCCCGGCCGGAAGGCCACTCTGCCCGGAGCCAAGGAGGCCTGCAGTCACCCCACACCCGCACGGAGTCCCCGGGGCTCACGCACCCTGTTTGGCAGCAGAAGCGGGCGGGGACCCCCCAGGCACACAGCACAGGGGGGCGTCCTTCCCAGGAGCTCCCATAGGGAGCGCCCCTTCCCAGGGGCCAGGCTGGCCGTGGGAGCGCCCGAAGTGGGGGCGGTGGGAGGAGCAGGAAGGGCGGCCTTTCCCAGCAGACCGCTTGCTCCCACCCAGGCCTGGGCGCCAGCCCCCAGGGTAGCCCGGAGGACCAGCCGGCAGGGTGGAGGGCCCGCCTGAAGCCCGTGGAGAAGAGCCCTGCAGACAGGTGCGTGCGGCGGGACCCCGGGGCGCCGAGCCTCCCCCGCCTGCGGCCAGGGTGGGCACCGGGCAGGCACCCAGCAGGCGCTTCTCAGGCCGGCCACACGGCAGCCCGTGCGGGTCAGCTGTGGAAGCAGGAGCCTGCGGGGACAGGCCATGTGCCCTCGGGCCACTGGACTCGGGGGGGTCAGGCGGCTCCAGGGAGGGTCCACCAGGACCGTTGGATCCTCACTGAACCAGCCTGGAGGCCCCGGGGAATGAGAGCACCCGCGGTGCGTCCCCCCAGTGCTGACCCGGgacccccactcactgcaggcTTGGCAGAgagaggggcggggagggagagggCCGCTGCAGGTCCGCGGTGCGGGGCGGCCTCCCTGTGAGCCGCAGGGGACCCATCCTCATACACGCTCCGGGCACCTAAGCACACGCTTGCACCTGAGCACCCGCGTCTGTGCTCCAGGTGAGACCATCGGGGCCGAGAGCAGCACGCGTACCCCAGGCTGGTCGGCACAGGGTGCGGGGAGGCCTGTCTCCCTCCGCTGacctcctgcctctctgcccaGGGTCCCGGAGCCAAAGGAACCTCAGGTCCTGGGAGAGCCGAGGGCAGGTGATGCAGCTGGGAAGGCATCCGGGAGCTCCAAGGGGGGCATCCGGATCACGCTGACCTCTGTGCGGGTGGACAGGACGCCGGGTGCAGCCAACCCCGGGGCCAGCCTCCCAGGTACTGCTGGCCAGAGGCCCTCAACCCTCCTCCGCAGGCAGCCCTGGCCTAGCAGGCCCTTTCCTCAGGGGCAGAGCAGCCGGTGGTCCTGGCGGGCGGGCATGCGTGTGTGAGGCGTGACTGCGCGTGTCTGCTCCCAGCCACGCTCTGCCGCCCCAAGCAGGTCCCCTGTGCCCTCAAGGGCCAGCCttctgtccccttcccctcctgtggACGTGGCCAGCCGGGCAGACGTGGATTGTGGCCTGACACCCGTGTGGGCGCCCCTCCAAGGGGGCCCAGCTCaggaaggcaggagggggagggCATGGGCCTACAGGCCTGACACTTGGCTCGTCCCCACCAGGGGCAGCCGTGTCTGCGTCCGCATCCCCTCTCAGGAAGCTGGCCGTCCCAGCCAGCCTGGATGTTTCTGGCGACTGGCTGCAGCTTGAACCGTCGAGGAAGGAAGGCCCTGCCCGGagccagaaggaggaggagaaaggtcCTCCGCAAGGCAAACCAGGTGAGTCCAGGGCATACCACGTTCCTGCTTGGGGCCCTTTGGAGAACATGCCCCCTGGGGCTTTGGAGGATGCGTAAGAGCTCATGAAGCCTAGAATGGAGGGAGACAAGCCTCCAGTGCCAGCAGAGGCGAGCACAGCTGGACGTGCCCGGGCTCCGCGCGTCTGAGGTGGGGCTGGAGGTCTGGAGGGTCTCCCACGTGAAGGGACAGCGAGACGGGATCGAGGCCCCGCCTGCCTCCTGGAGGCTGAGCCACCCTGGCAGCCACGGGGCCTCTGCTTCCGGCGTCTTGTGGGAAGGGTGGCTGGGGTGCTGGCAGGGCGTCCTTGCTGCcgacctggaggagggcagggcccgGATGAGCACGGGGTCTCCTGGGATGTGTCTGCCAGCTCGCGCTCTTCGGGCACCAGCAGGGGCTGCTGGGCATGGCAGGCATACCAGGCTGCCAGGGTGTCCcggggggcagggctgggtggcCCCCACTGCAGACTGCGTCTGGGTCACGCTGGGCCTGGTGCCTGAAGAGGCTTATGCTGCCCCTTCCCCAGGGAGGCCGCCAGGCCCCGCCGGTGTAGCCGCTCTGCCTGCCAAGTCGGCAACCTCCCCAGTCACGGTGAGTGGGCTGGGGTAGGGGTAGGTGAGAAGCTCAGCCCCGGGGCCCGCGGCCGCCCCCGCCTCTCACCACCCGCCCATCCCCAGCTACACCCCGACTACATGCCGCCCGAGATCCAGCGGCAAGTGCAGGACATTGAGAGGCAGCTGGACGCCCTGGAGCTCCGGGGCGTGGAGCTGGAGAAGCGGCTGCGAGCGGCCGAGGGGGGTGAGCGCCCCCCACACCCCGCGTCGGGCCCCCTTCTCCCTCGCCACCCAGCACCCTGACCTGGCCTTGACCAGCGTGGCCCTGGGCCCCTTGGCCCGCCCACGCCCAGCCCACGCCTCTCCGTAGATGACTCGGAGGATGCCCTCATGGTGGACTGGTTCCGGCTTGTCCACGAGAAGCAGCTGCTGTTGAGGCTGGAGTCGGAACTGATGTACAAGTGAGTGTCTGGCCGTGGCCCCCTGGAGGGGCCTTCTCCGTGCACGTACACGGGCGTCCACACAGGTGTGCTTGTGGGCGTGCTCGCAGGTGGCTGGCTCACAGCCACGCCCCCTCTGCAGGGCCAGGGACCAGCGCCTGGAGGAGCAGCAGCTGGACCTCGAGGGGGAGCTGCGCCAGCTGATGGCCAAGCCGGGTGCGTCCAGCCAGTGGTGCGGGGCGGGGCTGCGGGGCTCCGGGGTGGGCTTCCCCGGGCCCCCGGCTGGCTGCCTGGCTGAGaccctcagcctctctgtgcttgGGTTTCATTCCTGGAAAGTGGGGGCGATTCTAGCACCCTCTCCTTCGGTGGTGGTGAGGGTTGTGCAGGGCGTGCTGGGAGCAGCTGACGAGTCTGTTGGCGTCGTGGTTCCCGCGGCTGAGTGCTGGGCTGGGGCTCGGGTCCTGGCAGGCCCGCCCCCACTTGCCGTAGTGCCGCGAGCCCGCTGTGTCTGGGACAGGCGGGCGGGCGGTGTTGTGTGCGTGGCTGACAGCCGGGAGGGGCCCGTAGCGCCCGCCTCCCGTTCAGGTGCTGTTCACTCATGCCCCGGGGACCCCCCTTCTCTGCCGCGGGAGGATCCTGACCCTTGGGGAATGGGGACACCGCGTCCCTGAGCAGGGTGGGGACAACAGGGCTCCGCTGACGCCAGCTGTCTCCGCAGAGGGTCTGAAGTCCCCCCAGGACCGGCAGCGGGAGCAGGACCTGCTGGACCAGTACGTGGACACGGTCAACAACCGCAGCGACATCATTGACTTCCTGGATGAGGACCGGCTTAGGTGAGAGGGCCCAGGGGGGTCCAGGTGAGGAGGGTCCGGTGGTGGGGAGTCCAGGTGAGGGGGTTCCGGGGGGGGTTCCAGGTGTAGGGGGTCCGGGTGAGGGGGGCTCAGGACCTCCCCTTCCGATCAGCCGGAGGAGACCCACCCTGTGCATTTCGCAGGGGGGGCCCGAGGCGGAGGGTGGGCCCTGCCAGGCAGCCCGGCTCCCAGGGTCTCCCCTAGTGAAGCCCCTGGTGCACCCCGGCCCTTCCGGTCTCGGGCTACTGTCCCGGGTCCTGCCAGGCCGAGAGGCGGGGACTTGcgcagggcaggagagggtggttCCGTGGTGTGGCCCGCGGGCAGGCGGCGTGAGGGCGCCgcacccccgccgccgccgcgtgCCCTCACGGCCGCTCCGTTtcagggagcaggaggaggacgaGGTGCTGCGGAGCATGATCCAGAAGCTGGGTGACCGGGGGCTCCGgcgcagggggcggggcctgggggcggggcggggcccggggcgggccgggccgggggcgggggtggggcggggcccggggtgggggtgggggtgggggcggggcccggggcggGAGTGGGGGCGGGCCGGCCTGCAGGGCCGCAGAGGCGTGGGGTCAGGAAGGCTCACCGAGAGGGAGTGAGTACCCGGGTCTTGAGGGGCCCCGTGGTCGGGGCGAGGGGAGGCCTCGTCCCCCAGACGCGCCCAGCCCGGCGGGTGCTCTCCAGGCAGGCGGTCGGCGCGACCCCTGAGGGCGGCGGGTGGGCTCTGCTGGGGCCCGGGAGGCCCCGCGGGTGGGAGGCCGTGGGGAGCCGGCCTCCAGGTGGGCGAGCGAGGCCCCTGTGTCCGCCCCCAGACCTGCAGAGGAGCGGCGAGGAGCAGAGGAAGAAGCCCCGGTTCCGCTTGTCCAGCATCTGGTCCCCCAAGAGCCGGAGCAGGACCCCCGAGTAGCCGCTTGGCGGCGCTGCAGAACCCGCGTCTGCGGGCCGGGTGGGACCCACGCTGCCCCACTGCGGGGTCGGGGCGCCTCAATAAAGAAACTGACGCGTGGCCTGGGCTCCGTGTCCCTTCCGGCCCCGAGCTCCTGGCAGCCCAGAGGTCTCAGCCACCCTCCGCCTCTGCCGCCGTGTGGACAGGCCTGTGGCCTCGGGCGCTTGCAGCCTCTCTGGCCCTGCTGGCTGCTTCCTGGCCTGGCCGCGCCGACAGGCTGGATGTGAGCCTTCAGGAGCCAGGGCCGGGCGGGATCTCTGCAAACCGCACCAGGTGCTGGCCCCCACCCCCCTCGTGGGGGTCCCTGTCTAGATTGTGACTTTGACCTTGGAGGTGAAGGCAGACTGGGCCCCTGTGGGCGGTGTTCCTGGCGTCCAGCAAGGGAGCTGGGCCCCGCCCTGCCCGACGCTGGGTGAGGGGGCCACCGTCCCGCAGGGCAGGCCTGAGGGAGCAGAGCTTCCTCGCGGCCCAGACCTGCGTCCTCAGCGGCTCCAGCCCGGGCCCCTGGACTGCAGTCACACTCCCAGGGCTCAGCCTCCCAGCCGGGTGTCTTCctgtggggtctgcagccaccgCGGAGCCCACCTTGATGGTCCTGCCCCAGGGACCCTCGGCAACAGCAAAGCACTGACACCCCCCCGCCTGGCGACAGGCGGCGTCAGGACCCCGTGGGTGCCCATGGGGGTGGGAGCCCCTGGCTGAGTGTGCTGGGCCCACCGGCTCTCAGCTCTCTGTCCTCACGGGCTGTGGGGGTCTCCGCTGGGGTCTGGGGACCCGCAGTCAGGCGGGGGGCTGGTCCCCGGCTGTGCTGCTCAGCCATGTGGCCTTAGGCCGGGGCCCTGCCCTCCCTGAGCCTCTGGTAGCAATGGGCTGCGTGTTCCCGGTGAGGTTGATGGGGTCACGGGGCAGAGCCTGGCCCAGCAGTGGGTGGAGGGGCTCAGAGACCTCCTGCCACCCCCTGGATCACAGCCAGATCCCACTGGAGGGCGGGGTGACAGGGGGCTATGGACAGCCCTGGGCGGTCAGTGGGGCCTGGGCCCTGCAGGGACTCGGCCAGGTAGGGCAGCCTGACGTCCTGTAGGCGCTGGGCACGGTGGTGGCTCTGACCAGAGGCCCAGGGCCCTCGAGTGTTAGGAGGAGGATGGGGAAGGGCCCTGGGGCTGTCAGCCTGACCCTCCCTGAGCTCCAGCCCCCACACCAGCCTCCCACGTGGGCCCCTGCGGCAGTGCAGCCTCTTCAACACCAGGGGGAGGCAGAGGGCCACTCAGCAGAGCCGATAGCTGCATTTTACTGACAAGGAGACGGGGGCTCAGAGAAGTGCGGCCAGctccccagagtcacacagcaagcTAGGTGTGGCCTGGGGCTGGAACCTACGGCCCGGCTCCAGCACCCCTGTGGCAGTGCCCTCCAGGTGGCCCTGGAGCCCGGGTGGGCAGGTGCACAGGGCATCTCGAGATGGGGTGGGAAGGATTCCTCCCAGCGTGTGTGAGATTGTCCAGCCTGTTAGGGATGGCCTTGGTGGGGACACGCACCTCAGGGGCACCCCCCCGGGGAGAGAGGGCTGCCCTCCATCCTTGGGGCCCTGGAGGCCCCCCCTGAGGGTGCTGGGGGGCTCAAGGTAGCAGAGCCCCTGCTGGCGGTCACACCCCAGGGTCTGAGCTGCTGGCAGGCTGTGCTTGCTGTCCACCCGGGGGCCAGCGCCCGGTCATGGCAGGTCAAGCATGGCGGTGTCCTTGGGGGCCGAGGAGTTGCCAGGTCATACAACATGCATTCCAtcgggggcagggcaggaggggatgCAGGGACCACCCTCGAGGCATATAGGTGGGGCCCGGCTTCACTGCGGCCCCCAACttggaggagaagcaggtggtgCTCCCGTCCCAAGGGACCCCAACGACTGCGAGGGGCCTGCAGCCCAGATGGGAGCGGGCTCGGCAGCGTGCAGTGGGCTTGAGACCCACCTGTGCATCCAGGAGGCGCTCAGTACGGCCTTTCTCTTCCCAGACGTGGCCCGGAGGAACCGCGCTGCCGTTGTTGGACATGGTGGTGGGCTGTGTGTTCGGAGAGGGCTGTTCCCCGGGGGTCCTCCTGGGGCCCACACACGGGCCTGGGGCCTCACCGGCAGACTTGCAGGGCAGAGGCGAACCTCGGACCAAGGCCTGGCTGTGTGGAGGGTCCGGGGTGTGAGGGGAGCTTAGGGTGGGGAGTGGGCCGGCATGGCTGCGGGAGGAACGGGGAGGTGACCCAGCAGGGCTTCTGTCTGCCGGGCCCCGTGCCCACCGGGAGCCTCCCACCCGGCCTCCTCCCCTCGCTGCCGCCGGGGCCTCCACTGAcccagcctccccccaccccccccccacccccgggcagACGTGTGGCAAGCCCTGACCGCCCCTCACCTGGAGCCCCGCCCTCCACAAGCCTGGCTCCAAGACAGGGCTCTCCTTGAAGAGGCTCCCTGAGCCCCTGGCTGCCCACCACCCGGGCCCTTGGAGGTCACCCTGGTTTAGGCATTTTGTCTCGAGGGCGTTCCACGTGCTCGAGTCAGGGAGCTGGGCCGTGTCCCAAACCCAGGACCATGCCTGGCTCGCAAATGAGCCGAGCACACGTGGGGTGAGTGAGCGAGTGAGGCCCGCCTCGGGATGTGACTCTGGCCCACTCATCGCCCTTCCTGGGCCTGAGCTTTCTCACCCAGTGAGGGGCTCTCGATGCTGCTGGGGGTCCCCCGGCCCCCGGACAGGGCCGGCCTGAGCCCCGGGGTGGCGCAGAACtgccttgggggtgggggcactgcCCGGGGCTGGAGAGCTATGTGGGCTCACGTGGGCAGAGCGCCCACGGGGTGGGTGGCCCCTCCTACCCTGCTTGGACCTGACGGAGCCGGGGAGGGGTCAAGGTCTTGGGGTTTCTGGGCTATCTCAGGGCTGGTGGCCCCACCTCTCGGGCCCAGAGGGCGCTCAGCCTGGGGAGCCCCGGGCCCCCTGGAGTGTCAGAGGTTCTGCCTCTGGGGACGCCCTCCCAGCACAGCCCGTGCGCAGGAGTTGCGGACAAGCACGCACGTGAGGCCCCAGTAGCTGTAAACAGCGGCGGCCTCCTTCACCCCCGCAACCCCCACTGGCTGGTCTGGCCCTTTCCACAGATGACCCGGGCTCCCTGCGCCCACCCCCCAGCCATCTCCACTCCCACCCTAGAGGGGGTAGGGGCCCCCCTGGgtcagaggcaggaggaggaggggtcaACAGAGCCATCCTTGGCTGGGCGGGGCTGGCGGCAGGGGGTGTCCGACCGTGGGGGCCAGGGTGCAGGCGCGGCCTCGGGAAGCAGGCCCATCTTGGGGGCCGAGGAGTCAGGTGAGCAGCAGCGCCTTTGCCAGGAAGGTGGTGGGTCCCGGAGGAGGGCCAGGTCGCATGGCAGGCGTGGTGGGGCCTGGACTCTGGTGTCCTTAGCCTCCATCTGGGAGGTGCGAGGGGCAGAGCCTGGGCCCCGTCCAGGCCCCCTCCTGTCTGGGACTCACTGCGGGGGGAGGGCCCCCGGTTTGGCAGGAGCCGCAGTCGCCCCACAGACGAGTCTCTGTGGTCACGTTCTCACCTCTCAGCATCTCGGGGGTCCTGGGAAGAAAGGGCTGCCCAGGCCTCTAGAGGACACACGCAGGGTGTGGCCCGGCTTCTGCCAGCCCACCCGAGTCTCCCCTGGGCCACTGACCCCAGGGCTGGCCGCGGCCCTTCCTGGTGGAGTCAGTGTGAAGGCGCCAGAGGTTGGGCCGGGTCTGCTCCCGGGAGGGGCCTCCCAGAGCCCATGGGCCATGCTCTTCTCTCCCCCCCGGGGCCTGTCCTGCCCTGGGAGGGGTCTCCTTGCCCGTGGTAGACGCAGGGGTGGGCCTAGGTGCATGCACACTAGTGCATGGGGGCTCGTGTGGACCCGCAAGGGGGGTGTCAGACCTTGGCTGTAAGGTCACGGCACTCTGGAGCCCGGGGACCCGGACGGCGCTGTGTGGGCAGTGGACGTGAGCTCAGGGTGGACACCCCCTCAGCCCACAGGCTCCCAGCCCTGCAGGAGGGCTGCGGCAGGAAGACGGGGTCCCggccctcctcctgccccatgTGTCTGTGGCGCTGCCTTTCCCTGCACATGGGGCCTCCTGCCCTCCGAGGCTGCTGTGGCTCCCACTCACCCCAAGGACAGAGCTCTGACTCCGGGGCCTCCCCATGCCgcctcccacccctcccagcaGAGGCCGGCGCCCgggggcctgggggcctgggaACCCCTCTGCAggtccagcc harbors:
- the MICALL2 gene encoding MICAL-like protein 2 isoform X1 produces the protein MAAIKALQQWCRQQCEGYRDVSITDMTTSFRDGLAFCAILHRHRPDLINFDALRKENIYENNKLAFRVAEEQLGIPALLDAEDMVALKVPDRLSILTYVSQYYNYFQRGAPAERTAGVKRPPSDASEEPSGKKAPSQLTPSPARGQPLSPASTNRTVQRSDGGTEGPPQKAGQAAGGSLSSSCGVCGQHVHLMQRHLVDGRLYHRGCFRCKQCPSTLYSGACRATGEPGVFVCSSHHPETTSASPTLPSLASKRPGAMSGDSETPGGLRKTREASGQRDAGPKARPPGWDPTAGSASARGSAPASADPPAPVSSRVPVGSPAAPRLMAGPAGGEAGTHVTSSSLTVWPSPAGRPRPTGTPCAPDPCPATPQGWATPRVTAPQTKLSSRPASPVPGSTPAWTPSSSKTQQARERFFQTPGAAPSPGPPAADAPSMDGRREQALSFLRKALPELGAPGRAGGPGNKRQRAPTAATPAPSSRPRSGGPGASPPARAPQPASPQTLSSPTRTGPPPAPGVGSASWPSQEAKKGPAASSGAVGAGAGSRLKPEAPLAKGLGASPQGSPEDQPAGWRARLKPVEKSPADRVPEPKEPQVLGEPRAGDAAGKASGSSKGGIRITLTSVRVDRTPGAANPGASLPGAAVSASASPLRKLAVPASLDVSGDWLQLEPSRKEGPARSQKEEEKGPPQGKPGRPPGPAGVAALPAKSATSPVTLHPDYMPPEIQRQVQDIERQLDALELRGVELEKRLRAAEGDDSEDALMVDWFRLVHEKQLLLRLESELMYKARDQRLEEQQLDLEGELRQLMAKPEGLKSPQDRQREQDLLDQYVDTVNNRSDIIDFLDEDRLREQEEDEVLRSMIQKLDLQRSGEEQRKKPRFRLSSIWSPKSRSRTPE
- the MICALL2 gene encoding MICAL-like protein 2 isoform X3, with product MAAIKALQQWCRQQCEGYRDVSITDMTTSFRDGLAFCAILHRHRPDLINFDALRKENIYENNKLAFRVAEEQLGIPALLDAEDMVALKVPDRLSILTYVSQYYNYFQRGAPAERTAGVKRPPSDASEEPSGKKAPSQLTPSPARGQPLSPASTNRTVQRSDGGTEGPPQKAGQAAGGSLSSSCGVCGQHVHLMQRHLVDGRLYHRGCFRCKQCPSTLYSGACRATGEPGVFVCSSHHPETTSASPTLPSLASKRPGAMSGDSETPGGLRKTREASGQRDAGPKARPPGWDPTAGSASARGSAPASADPPAPVSSRVPVGSPAAPRLMAGPAGGEAGTHVTSSSLTVWPSPAGRPRPTGTPCAPDPCPATPQGWATPRVTAPQTKLSSRPASPVPGSTPAWTPSSSKTQQARERFFQTPGAAPSPGPPAADAPSMDGRREQALSFLRKALPELGAPGRAGGPGNKRQRAPTAATPAPSSRPRSGGPGASPPARAPQPASPQTLSSPTRTGPPPAPGVGSASWPSQEAKKGPAASSGAVGAGAGSRLKPEAPLAKGLGASPQGSPEDQPAGWRARLKPVEKSPADRVPEPKEPQVLGEPRAGDAAGKASGSSKGGIRITLTSVRVDRTPGAANPGASLPGAAVSASASPLRKLAVPASLDVSGDWLQLEPSRKEGPARSQKEEEKGPPQGKPGRPPGPAGVAALPAKSATSPVTLHPDYMPPEIQRQVQDIERQLDALELRGVELEKRLRAAEGDDSEDALMVDWFRLVHEKQLLLRLESELMYKARDQRLEEQQLDLEGELRQLMAKPEGLKSPQDRQREQDLLDQYVDTVNNRSDIIDFLDEDRLRRRTRCCGA
- the MICALL2 gene encoding MICAL-like protein 2 isoform X4 produces the protein MAAIKALQQWCRQQCEGYRDVSITDMTTSFRDGLAFCAILHRHRPDLINFDALRKENIYENNKLAFRVAEEQLGIPALLDAEDMVALKVPDRLSILTYVSQYYNYFQRGAPAERTAGVKRPPSDASEEPSGKKAPSQLTPSPARGQPLSPASTNRTVQRSDGGTEGPPQKAGQAAGGSLSSSCGVCGQHVHLMQRHLVDGRLYHRGCFRCKQCPSTLYSGACRATGEPGVFVCSSHHPETTSASPTLPSLASKRPGAMSGDSETPGGLRKTREASGQRDAGPKARPPGWDPTAGSASARGSAPASADPPAPVSSRVPVGSPAAPRLMAGPAGGEAGTHVTSSSLTVWPSPAGRPRPTGTPCAPDPCPATPQGWATPRVTAPQTKLSSRPASPVPGSTPAWTPSSSKTQQARERFFQTPGAAPSPGPPAADAPSMDGRREQALSFLRKALPELGAPGRAPTAATPAPSSRPRSGGPGASPPARAPQPASPQTLSSPTRTGPPPAPGVGSASWPSQEAKKGPAASSGAVGAGAGSRLKPEAPLAKGLGASPQGSPEDQPAGWRARLKPVEKSPADRVPEPKEPQVLGEPRAGDAAGKASGSSKGGIRITLTSVRVDRTPGAANPGASLPGAAVSASASPLRKLAVPASLDVSGDWLQLEPSRKEGPARSQKEEEKGPPQGKPGRPPGPAGVAALPAKSATSPVTLHPDYMPPEIQRQVQDIERQLDALELRGVELEKRLRAAEGDDSEDALMVDWFRLVHEKQLLLRLESELMYKARDQRLEEQQLDLEGELRQLMAKPEGLKSPQDRQREQDLLDQYVDTVNNRSDIIDFLDEDRLRRRTRCCGA
- the MICALL2 gene encoding MICAL-like protein 2 isoform X2; translation: MAAIKALQQWCRQQCEGYRDVSITDMTTSFRDGLAFCAILHRHRPDLINFDALRKENIYENNKLAFRVAEEQLGIPALLDAEDMVALKVPDRLSILTYVSQYYNYFQRGAPAERTAGVKRPPSDASEEPSGKKAPSQLTPSPARGQPLSPASTNRTVQRSDGGTEGPPQKAGQAAGGSLSSSCGVCGQHVHLMQRHLVDGRLYHRGCFRCKQCPSTLYSGACRATGEPGVFVCSSHHPETTSASPTLPSLASKRPGAMSGDSETPGGLRKTREASGQRDAGPKARPPGWDPTAGSASARGSAPASADPPAPVSSRVPVGSPAAPRLMAGPAGGEAGTHVTSSSLTVWPSPAGRPRPTGTPCAPDPCPATPQGWATPRVTAPQTKLSSRPASPVPGSTPAWTPSSSKTQQARERFFQTPGAAPSPGPPAADAPSMDGRREQALSFLRKALPELGAPGRAPTAATPAPSSRPRSGGPGASPPARAPQPASPQTLSSPTRTGPPPAPGVGSASWPSQEAKKGPAASSGAVGAGAGSRLKPEAPLAKGLGASPQGSPEDQPAGWRARLKPVEKSPADRVPEPKEPQVLGEPRAGDAAGKASGSSKGGIRITLTSVRVDRTPGAANPGASLPGAAVSASASPLRKLAVPASLDVSGDWLQLEPSRKEGPARSQKEEEKGPPQGKPGRPPGPAGVAALPAKSATSPVTLHPDYMPPEIQRQVQDIERQLDALELRGVELEKRLRAAEGDDSEDALMVDWFRLVHEKQLLLRLESELMYKARDQRLEEQQLDLEGELRQLMAKPEGLKSPQDRQREQDLLDQYVDTVNNRSDIIDFLDEDRLREQEEDEVLRSMIQKLDLQRSGEEQRKKPRFRLSSIWSPKSRSRTPE